CCCGTGGGAAACAAGTTGGTAGATTGAAGCCAGAAGGCGCTGTTAAATCAAAGCTATGTTGTAGAATTGGGAAAGTAGGGTTAACGTTGGAGATGCAGTTGGCTGTCAGCATTTCTTGCATGGAAGACGAGGACGACAGCGACAACGACGAAGACGATGAGTTATCCATCCGCATGCTCATGATCAAATCTTGTTTCTGCATGTACTGACCGGATGAGTCGCTGTTGTTTGGTGAGGATGTTGAATCGGTAGTGTTGTTGTTCTTGAGCCTCTTTTTGATTGTAGAATTCCAGAAATTCTTGATCTCGTTGTCTGTTCTTCCTGGAAGCCGGGCCGCAATTTGAGACCATCTGCGTGTTTGAACACTTCTGAGAACCagaaatatgtgtatatataattcaCAGAAAATTTCAAATACAAAAGCAGACATCTTTTTAGGTCACCAAAAGATCAATTGGAAAGGAAGAATTTGCATGTATGGGTTAAAACGAGTCCTACAGAAAGCTAGCTTGGACTTCTTGAATTTATTACCATTATTACTAAGGCAATTGCTGacttaattaaaagaaaacatatgaaattCTTATATGCTAAATTGAATTATTCTCGACAAACTAAGAATGTTTTACAAAGCTACTAGCTAGTTTTGGCTTGTATTTTACCTTCTAATGCAAATTAATCACATCTTCCTTTTGAATTAAagacaacaaaaacaaacaccCACATTGAAATCTGCCCCATCTAATGAAACAAAGCTAGAACTAGAGaacaagtgtgtgtgtgtgtgtgtgtgtgtagagagagagagagagagacaaacaGAGACAGAGATAAACCTGTTGCCAAGAATGGAGTGCAATTGAAGGATGAATTGCTCCTCTTGGGGAGAAAAAGCACCACGCTTGAGATCAGGGCGGAGGTAATTTATCCAGCGGAGACGGCAGCTCTTGCCGCAGCGCTGGAGGCCGGCATTGCGTGCAATATCGCTCCAGCAGCAGCCCTGCCGCCCGTTTCCAAGCATGTACCTCATCAGCTTCTCGTCTTCATCCGGCGACCACAAGCCTTTCCTCACTTTGCTGCTTTTCATCATCCCTTCgtcttttttgttattcttcGCTTTCTCCTGCTTTCCCTCCGGCTTccccattatatatatatatatacgcacacactAATTCCAATCACCagggtttcttcttcttcttcttcctcttcctcttcttcttctttatacTCACTTATTGGGGAAAGATTGATTTATATAACCTGTTCTTCTTACTATTCTATTATTCTCTTGCTATAAGAAGGCTTAGCTTCTATTGGGAATAAAAATAGTGCAAGAGATCAGTGGGGAGAGAAGGCTTAAGAAAACGGAAACAGTGATGATGATGGCGATGGTTGAGCTGTTTGCTTAGATTATGAAGCATGAAGTGAGAgatggagggagagagagagagaggtctaGTTGGTTGAAGGTAGAGTAAGAATTAAACGGATTGAAAGTGGAATTTTATTTCATCGTAAGTGGTCCTACATAATAAAGGgacttatataaatttttatatgtttatttaataTGTGCAAGATTTATGGGtgatcctatatatatatatatatatatgctagataaatttacttaatacatattttaaaaaattaattaaaaataaaagagaaccTCTCCCTCAGagaggtggggggggggggggggggtcatcTTGGGCTGTACTCAATGATCTTCGTGTCTTTCTAtgcattttattaatttatattcacTCTCATCAAGGTAATATGTATAGTCACTTCACAGAATcccacctcctcctcctcctccagcAGCGGCCTCCGTCTCTATCCGGCCGCCGTCGCTTATGTAGCACACAGTCACATATTCACACCTACATGTGTAACACATTTACAATAGAAGAATCAGTTGTTTAATTTGTCAGTCTTTCTTGAAGATTTCAAGAATGCCAATGAAGTAATTTTGGCGTCATGGCAAAGTTGACActcttattataattaattaatctagaGATTTCATTATGTTACATGcagattttcttataatttttcatctaacttattattagttttaataaattggatgcatgtacatatatatatatataatttagattGAAATGTAcgtaattacataaaaaaaatactccAATTTCCAAGAATTTTGGTGTGGCCAGAAATTCAATTATTGTCAATTCCCTGATTTTGCTTTGctttcatatatattataatcatTGTTTAATGGAGTGTATGAGACAAAGGAGAACAAAATCCTAAGCATGTCTCTcccctcctctcctctcctctcctctcctctgaCCTAACACCACAATTCAACTAATTTTCCAGCTCAGCTGCCCACGTACgtatatgataaataatatgCACACGTTATTCCATaggatttttatttattcataaaaaCCATAAGtcctatacacacacacacacatatatagtaCAAAACTTGGTGGAATTTGTGAAGAAAGTAATACATTCAAATTACGTAACATTTGTCTCCATATGGAAGCATATTATAGAGTTTACTAGCAAGCAGCAACCACCTGTTGCTGAAGTAATCCCCAAGCAATTGCTGTGTTTTTGCAGAGTGTGCTCCTCGTTTTAAATAGTTAATATTTTGCTTAGGTGATTGGCCTACCAAATTATAAAAGTATAGTCaaatattatcaaaagaattgaactatgtattaaaataagaatataaaatgaGCATTGTTACTCAAACGCATCTAAGGATCCAGTTGCACAATCGTCCATTCACTTGATCCAACAactgccctctctctctctccttacCCAGCAACTCCATGGCcgtctcctctcttctctttctttcccttttccatGGCTGTCTTCAATCTCCTCTCTTATCGTCCCTTGCATTACCTCGCCTCTCACGCGATGACCATCGTTGCATTCTCTTTGCTTCGTGACGAGGAGGATGCAGTGATGATCGACTCACAAGAGACAAGGCGATAAGATAGTACAAGGCGGTGAGTAAAAAGTGGCGAGAGGCAACCatggaaatgagagagataggagagAAGAGGCGATCAAGGGAAGGGGAAACAATTTTGCGATTGGTGTGagggcatttttgtcattttaccATATTTCGATAACCCTCTATGTACAAGTAACatggttcatatatatattaccctAAGCTAAGGTCTAGTTTGGTTGTCATATGGGTATATTCCTTACATTAATTATGAAAGATCAAATTCTTTGAAGATATATAAgttcaaaaacttatatataaattataaaatatctttttttttcctcataaaAATTTCTAAGCAAGTTTAAAGCAGTAATCTTTAATTACGTTCAGGtggtaatttgattttttatataaataggaCTCTTTTACAaattgatggaaaaaaaaaaagaattcaactCGCACCTAATTATTAATGATTAccttaattaattcaaaatgaCATCTCCTTAAACATTTGAAAGATGCACCAAATCTCTCTTACAATACAAAGGTCAATTTTGTAGAATCAAGAGTGTTCTTGAAATGGGAACAAATTATAAGGGGTGTGTATGTAATTTAGcccaataaaaaattcaatgaacACTTCCCCATACCTATTCATATGGCATGGACCAAATCAGTTTCTACTTTCCTTGTGTTGTCAatttgtgaatatatatatcagGTAACTTTGTTATACCCAAATCCAGATCCTGCATACTGATTGAGACACAAGTTTTTGGGACAAAAAGGCTTAAAGAAGACTCCCGACCTACTCAAACTGTTCCTACAGCCGTCTTGGTAACTTTGCCCCATGCACCAAGCAACGTTCAGTGCCTTGTTAGAAAGACTATAAATCGCAGactataaatatacatatatatgtgataGGTAACAGAATCTCAAGATATTATAATCTCTAAGAAGTGGAAGGAcaggagagaaatagagagaaaaggtAGAGGTCCATCAGGGGGTTTCCTAAGAAATGACAACccaatttctatatattttaccttttagATCGTGGATGTCCTAAAGGAATTTGATCAATGGCTGAACGAGAAACATTTGTACAACataaatgagaaattaagaCACCAATTAAGGCACAAATTAATCCCGAATGACCCAACAAATTGGGGCGTAGAGATTCTAATTAATTAGATTACACTATGAAGTTCTTAGAGATTGATAAGCCAAAAAGATTTAGTTTGGATACTAAATGAACAACACCTTTTAAGATACTTGAAGATAaacagattaaaaaaaattcaatccgAATAGAAAATAACCACCAAAATAATCTCCAAACTCAAATAATTTCcacacaaaaccaaaaacaattCAAGATAGGTCAAAATCTCACAAGAGTGGTGAATGATTCCGATGTAATCAATAAAAGCCACAAAAAAACTCATTATGGATGGCCATTGGCTGCCATTTGGGTACCTTTGGTCTTGGTCTTGTCTGAGTAGGGTCCTGGCATTATTGCTTTTAGCTTCCACTCCAGAAATGCAAGAGCACATGCAACCTgattaattcttattttaggcatttttttttattccagaacattttgatattaattttttgaaacccTTCTATTCAATTCTAGAATTGATATTTAGTCTGAACTGaattgtctttttcttttcttttttttttgcaattttgttCTATTAGGCAAAATCTTACTTTATTTGGTTAAATGGAGGGTTGTAGTTTCTATAAGAATTCTTCAAGAACTAAtagttgaatatatataaattccaAGCATTTCAATTTTTCCACAACAGCAAGgttgaaaaaaagaataaacaagttcctaataatttttgttttggtttagGAGTTCATAGTCAATCAGATGAGCCGACAACTTTTTAATCAAGGATTATTAAGAAGTGGCAGGTTCCTCTGTGTATCCTCCTAAACGGACGAGATAGATCAATAATTCAGGATGGGTCATggttctaataaaaataatatattaaattacgaAATAATTCCAAGTCCCAAGTATAAAAAGAATTTTCTATTTGGATCGGAACAACAatagttataaattttaattttcccaATTGAGGTCCACCACACAAATAGTCGAAAATCTGTTACTCATTTGGATCAAAATAGCAAATAAGTAACAAATCTAAGCTCagtgaatataatttttaagtttgttcATTAAAGCTAAACGAGATGATACATGTTTGTATTTTTGTACAATTCCTTTTATAACATAACGTTCTTGTTactattattatcattttccGGATTACGAGACAAATGactataaaaaatgaattaacaTTTCCACAGAGTTATCGACCACTCTCAAAACTTTTCTAAGTCAGCTTTATTACAGTTAAAAGATTTAAAGAATCTGCAAGCTACACAAGTCAAAGAAAGCACTTCCAACTAACAGACGTCCTGGAAAACCATCTCAGGCTAGAAATCTTGCACCAAGAGGCTTCTGTTAGACTAGGAAGAAAAGCATACACGAACCCACCAAATAATTCACTTTCTTCATCCATCCTTTTTTCGGAAGCAACTTCCATACTGTATTGTTCAGGACAAGCTGAGTATTGCATGCCAATCAAAACAAGATCATAAAATCAAGTGCACTTCAGAGACCATGCAAGAAATTGAGTTGGAGGATggcttttattttcaataaaaagatCGATCCGGTCATATCAAAGGGATGAGCGTATGCCACCAAAACCAAAAGCCAAGCAAATATAATTCTTTTCTCAGCTGCCCGCCGGAATACACAGAAATAAAGTTCTTGGAAaaggtcaaaaaaaaaaaaccctttaGAAGGCCCCTAGATCAACGGGCTCCCGTAGGAATCTCTCCATCTGCTTTGCTCTGGTCTTGATGGACATGTCAAACACCTTCTGCCCAAATTCCACCACTAGTCCACCAAGGATATTAGGATCAATCTGACATAGGCACAGCTAAAGTCAGATCATTATAGAACTAAATCACATCTTGGCAGATTACTAGCAAAGCATTAAAACTACCTTCTGTTCAAGATTAACCTTCTTTCCCTGTCCAAGAATTTGCTGGAGGGTTTCTTTCAGTTCTTTCTCCTCTTCAGCAGGAAGAGgctggcaaaaaaaaaaaaaaaccaacgaACAATTTAGGACACAGAAAAAGTTATTGGTTTCTCACCGCTACTCAAAATGTATTGAATCAATGCATAGCAAGCAGAGTCAGGCAGTgtattttgagacaaatttagaGAGACTGGTTTCTTTGGGTACACAGGGTTAGTCAGATGGTAATCACGCAAAAGGTTTCAAGTTCCAGGGACATATTTCTTTCAGGGAAGAGATAAGGCACAAAACAAAGGATGCCTAGTACAGATCACAAATGATGTAGAGACAACAGTGGCAGATTACCTACAGAAAGACCAAGATAAAGGTGTCACGCTGGGCCTAGGTCCTGGTGGCACAAACAGTGCCGGGCAGCCCGGTCAAACTAATATTCGTCCATACATTCATTTTAAAAGAGATCTTCAAGATGGaataaacatgattatgtaACCACTCAACCTTAGCAAAGTCATAATGGCCCAGACTCAAGATTCTAGAAGGGGCTTTGACCAAGTTGCAATGGTACATGCCAAACCATAGCAATTCTATTATTTGAGCTGGCTTCCCCGGCCAAGGGTTCACAGAAACAcaaagacacacacacacacacaaaaagaaacATTGCATACAAAAAAAGGTGTCCTtagtgcatgaggctccccaACCTGTGAGGTCAGGGGAATGCCATCTTTCTAAGCAGCCTCCTTCATTCACAAAAGGACAGT
This window of the Diospyros lotus cultivar Yz01 chromosome 5, ASM1463336v1, whole genome shotgun sequence genome carries:
- the LOC127801855 gene encoding transcription factor MYB83, which produces MGKPEGKQEKAKNNKKDEGMMKSSKVRKGLWSPDEDEKLMRYMLGNGRQGCCWSDIARNAGLQRCGKSCRLRWINYLRPDLKRGAFSPQEEQFILQLHSILGNRWSQIAARLPGRTDNEIKNFWNSTIKKRLKNNNTTDSTSSPNNSDSSGQYMQKQDLIMSMRMDNSSSSSLSLSSSSSMQEMLTANCISNVNPTFPILQHSFDLTAPSGFNLPTCFPRVAALGDGFYGENNGILGGGFMGLQSDQFSVPPLGSGGTVEKNDEKTNSNQQLNNDDEEGIKVGEMLGYGDDWQGESLKLGEWDLEGLLENVSSFPFLDFQVE